The genomic window AAgtgtatattatcatttttggagTTTAGATACCCGCTGTTATTGATAAAGCCTTTGtttattttgtgatgattttttgtttattattatactgTCATTTGGCCATTTTCTAATATCTGATAATGTACTATTGCATTAAAGAGATCATTatgaatttgtacaaatattaaatcaagTGCTGGCAATATTGACATCAACGACACTGATAAAGATGTCAAGGAGTCGTATTTTAcatatcagaaaaaatatatagcaaggTCCATTATATATGtcacacaatatattttattatacgtTATTTATCCAATGATGTGCACcaccatttaaaagaaaattgataaaatatgaattatatagaTTGATTAGTTTcaccttctttatttaatttattacccttcaatttatttatctcGTGTCTTCACTGTAAAAATGCGTATGGAAATTATGAATGATGATGAAACAAGGGCatgattttcttctttcaatCAGTCAAATgacttatctttaaaaatatatatatataagtcgaATTCAAGAGCAAACAGAGTTCATTtctatattaacaattttatttgataaggaTAATTCTTTTGtcaaattcttaatattttcttcttatttacgACATATATCAAATAGAAGCACAATGTTACGAGTATATCGTAAATGGAGCtgttcacaaatatttttttacgacCAGCCGTAGAATTTCATTTATTGAGAGTTAAGTTCGAGTGAAGTCTCAAAAGTAAACTCCAATATAATACGACTCTAAGTCAAGCCAAGAGTTTTTAGGTACGTGAGTTAGGCAATTTCAAGCCTTGAgtcttattaaaatctgaaccttGTTGATCTGACGATAAATGCTAGTCGAGTTCCGAGACTTTCCTATTGAGTCCTAGTCAAatctgaaatttcttttttctagtaCAAAGTGAGTCCTCCAGGAGTTCGAAGTCCCAATTTAATAAGAATTGACTAAAACCCGTGTCCGAGTCTCGAATTCTGATaagtgagttataattataattaattgaggaataaataaattgaataatcttTTCTTCACttcacacatatatatatatatattgaatgtacTAAAGAAAAGAGCATGCATGCACTTTGAATAGGTTGCGTAACACATTCAAGTCTTGAAGTAAAATATGTCTTGTCACCTCTGATTTcctgctccctccttggcccgagTAACGCCGGTCACCCTTTGCATGTATTTTTCATCAATCCTagtgtattaattaataagattatttaaataaacaaatctaCATATTATCCTGCTCATTTGTCAAGATGTCTACGCAATGAcgttttatcttattttttgtttaattattactttatcttatAGTAAAATGTTcttgtaaaagtaaatattatgtagcTTTACCATATAAGTATACTGATTAGAGCTGTTACTTAAGACAGTGAGGGTGAAAATCATTTGATTGCCATACTACTCTTGTTCTAAGAGGTagtgaattaaaatattatgcaaGATTAAgtattgtacatttatttagtGTTTGTGAGTCTTTtaagtttatacaaaaattatatggaaGATTGAAAGTAAGTAAAGCTACATCTTAAGCTCATAGATTTAATCCGTAAATTGAGGAAATTGctattctataaaattatcggtttgtcaaaaaaaataaaaaaaaattacaaaaatgtccaAATTCCTTCCAATTTtgtctcttccaaaaaaataaaaaataataatactaatgactaaaatattttatcaaaaaagcatgtgaactaaatttaaatatatatgtaatttaataagaaatgaaaatatatatatatatatatatgatgtgaTAGTTAGCTTGCAAACACTTCAAGTTAAACTACTAAATATATTGTTGCTTtctcaaattgtatttatagacTGTGATTATTGCAACCTAATAAATTTTAGTCAACTCTTCTTTTGAAGGAATCATGGTGTTGAGTAGGGATATTggattgatttttctatttgtcattttctcatCTCAAGTACATGGGGGGAAAGTCCTattttttttccctattttaCCAAAATCCATGCTTATAACGTTCACTCCTCTCGCTGGTAAATTACGTGATAATGGGCACGAGGTCACAATTGTAGCTCCCTTCATCTCCGGGTTAAAAAATGTCACGGAAATTCAATGTGATAAAGAAGGCAGATTGAAGAGTTTAATGgataaaatttcagaaattaatcTCCAATCCGGTACGTACATATCTAAAGTCATAAATCTGTCatgtttgtaattatttaacGACTTATTACATTAATGCAACAAACTTTAGGCAGTTACGCAATTTCCGGATTTTTTGAGGCCCCTTCCGTATTTTATAAAGTTGCTCATGATTGTATGAAGAGTAAGGAAATTCAAGCTCTCTTGGAGGACAAATCCACGGAATTTGATGCTGTTGTGAGCGCACCTATTTATGCGGACGCTGCAGGGATTTACTTAGCTCATAGATTTAAGGCTAGGTACTACTCTAGCAGTCAGTGGCgtcctcaaaattatttatgtatatagatgAAATTCCTTGTGTTGATGAATTTTTTGTAGaactatcaaaaattaaacttcaaatatgaaatttttggcaacaaaattttatagatccatagctatttaaaaaaaggaatttttttcccaaaaattcaaaaatctatagctgtttgttaaaaaaaaattcaattgagtaattcaaaatattacattttttcgaaaaaaatgtaaaaaatccacagctattcagaaaaaaattattttctgtgatGCCCCTGAGCAGTATCAATTATTATACTACATTCTGAAACTTAGTCTGTGTCTTTTTTAGCTCTGTTATGTATCTTTCCATTCAAGCATCATTACCTACCTTGGATCATTTCATGAATCAACCTCATAACCCATCTTACATGCAGAGTATTTTTTCACCCTATCAAACCGATATGAATTTCATTCAAAGAACTGGAAATGTGTTTCTTTCGTATCTAACTAGATGTCTTTTCGAATGGGGTTTTATAGCTTATACCGAATCCTTATTGGATGATACTTTGCCGGAGCCAAAAGATATCTATCGAccaaaaataattgacttaatgaaaaatacaaggtagttgatattatttatgagaGAGCCCCACTTGAATAcctatccttttaaaaaaatccatagtttgaCTTTTCATTTTGGACATCCCTTACTTTTAGACGGGAACAAGGCCATAGCTCAAAATACCATTTACTTAGGCATGATGAATTGTCAGGAGCcggattttaataaaaacatggatccagatattaaaaaattcatagacgAAGCCGAATATGGTGTTGTATATGTTTCCTTTGGCACTTTTCTTCAGAGTTCACTAGTGAGTTACAAGTCGAAACACTGACCCAAAAACCCAtggttcattcattttttaaatcttttttttttcaaatacatttgttgattacttcaaaatgaaaagatgTCTGAGGAGTATCGACAAATTTTTATCAAAGCATTCTCAAAGCTCAAACAAAGAGTAATTTGGAAATGGGAAACAGAGGTCATGGAAGATACTCCTACAAATTTACTTCTCAAAAAAGTGGCTTCCACAAAAGGAAATCCTTGCACATCCCAATTTAAAGTTGTTTGTTAGTCATGCGGGCCAATCCAGCTTTCAAGAGACTCTTTGCTTCCAAAAACCTGCAGTAAGTTTTGATTTTACGCacaattaactaaaatatctacatatgtaaGCTATAAACCAGGGTGACCGATCTCACTTTTCTTTTGAGGTCTCGTGggcatattattttgaaaaatagatttataaatgtTCAGTTTTAAATACTATCAACACAAACTATTGAAAATAGGGCATAAATAGTCAAAAGAAAGATTtcacaaaatccaaaattatctataaaaaaatatcaagaattacaAGTTATTAGTGTTGAATCGGTTGGATCTTTTTTACCGTTCAACGGTCCTACgttcttaacaaaaaagaaaaaaggttatGATGAAACTTCTCCAACTGAATTAATGGAGTTAGTAACTAcgttatttcagctgttgtagttaccataaaagaccaataaaacTGGCTCTAGGACTGATACATTTTATTAGGA from Lepeophtheirus salmonis chromosome 1, UVic_Lsal_1.4, whole genome shotgun sequence includes these protein-coding regions:
- the LOC121114974 gene encoding LOW QUALITY PROTEIN: UDP-glucosyltransferase 2-like (The sequence of the model RefSeq protein was modified relative to this genomic sequence to represent the inferred CDS: deleted 1 base in 1 codon) translates to MVLSRDIGLIFLFVIFSSQVHGGKVLFFFPILPKSMLITFTPLAGKLRDNGHEVTIVAPFISGLKNVTEIQCDKEGRLKSLMDKISEINLQSGSYAISGFFEAPSVFYKVAHDCMKSKEIQALLEDKSTEFDAVVSAPIYADAAGIYLAHRFKASSVMYLSIQASLPTLDHFMNQPHNPSYMQSIFSPYQTDMNFIQRTGNVFLSYLTRCLFEWGFIAYTESLLDDTLPEPKDIYRPKIIDLMKNTSLTFHFGHPLLLDGNKAIAQNTIYLGMMNCQEPDFNKNMDPDIKKFIDEAEYGVVYVSFGTFLQSSLMSEEYRQIFIKAFSKLKQRVIWKWETEVMEDTPTNLLLKKWLPQKEILAHPNLKLFVSHAGQSSFQETLCFQKPALFIPVQGDQRQNAYEGVKKGMGLVIPYQELREDNFLSSMESLLQNSNYTQNAQHWGALVMDQINRPLDRAVWWMEYVIRHKPCHHFVQPFHKLNFIQRNLIDVYGFLTLILGLIIYVNFKIIQCCIHRCSRRRQKSVNTKVKAQ